Part of the Halopenitus persicus genome is shown below.
GTCGCCGGCGTCGACCCGACGGTGATGGGGATCGGGCCCGTACCGGCGACTCGCGGCCTCCTCGAGCGGGCTGGGACGTCGATCGAGGACTACGACCTGGTGGAGCTCAACGAGGCGTTCGCCTCGCAGTGCGTCCACTCGAAACGCGAACTCGGGATCCCGGACGACCGGTTCAACGTGAACGGCGGCGCGATCGCGATCGGGCACCCGCTCGGCGCCTCGGGAGCCCGGCTCCCGGTGACGCTGGTTCACGAGATGAACGTTCGCGACGTCGACCGCGGGCTTGCGACGCTCTGTGTCGGGTTCGGACAGGGAGCCGCGATCGAGTTTAAACGATAGCCGACGGTCGATCTCGGACGGACTCCGGACGAACTCCGGAGGGAGGAGCGGTTAGCCCGAAAGATCGCGTTTCGCTTGTCGGGCGCGGTCGGCCATCTCCGGATGACCGTCGACGTCCGCCAGCGTTTCGACGGCCTCCATCGTCCGGATGGAGTCGTCGAGGAACGACCGGACGTCGCCGGTGTACGCGTAGACCATATAATCGTCGGTCATCACGTCGACGATCGCGTTCGGGCCGAGTCCCTCGGCTCGCAGCTCGAGGAGATAGCGGGCGAACTTCCGCTCCGGACAGCCGCAGTAGGGGTTCTGATCGCAGTCGCAATCCAGGAAGTCCTCGGCGAAGTCGAGGACCCGATCGCGGGTCGCCGAATCGAGCTTCGCGATCCCGTCGCCGGTGAACAGGAGATCGAGCGTCGCGCCGGCGAAGGCTCCCTTCGGCAGGCTCGCCTCTAGCTGGGATGCCAGCTGGCGGTGGTTCTTCACGTAGATCTTGTCCGTGATCGCCACAGTTGGGGCGAAATAGGCGGTGGGTGAGTAAAAGGGGCGTGGTGTCGTTTCATCCACTGATTCGGAGAAACGGATCATCAGCGTATGCCGAATCGTCGCACGGAACGGGGAAGTCGTAACGTATATCCGTCACACCGGGATACGTACGGCTGCGTGTCCGGGTTGGGGTAGTGGTTATCCTTCAGCCTTGTGGAGGCTGAGACGCGGGTTCGATTCTCGCACCCGGACTCAAATATTTTTGACATAATCTATCTTCGAGAACCATTATTACTGAAGGCGCCACAGCTGGAATATGGCCCATCAATGTCCACAGT
Proteins encoded:
- a CDS encoding DUF5814 domain-containing protein, which gives rise to MAITDKIYVKNHRQLASQLEASLPKGAFAGATLDLLFTGDGIAKLDSATRDRVLDFAEDFLDCDCDQNPYCGCPERKFARYLLELRAEGLGPNAIVDVMTDDYMVYAYTGDVRSFLDDSIRTMEAVETLADVDGHPEMADRARQAKRDLSG